Part of the Drosophila gunungcola strain Sukarami chromosome X unlocalized genomic scaffold, Dgunungcola_SK_2 000021F, whole genome shotgun sequence genome is shown below.
TCggttaaatttgatttttgttttaatacaaGAATTAAGAACATGAAGTGAATAACATTATTGAACTTAAACTTTATGTTTAAcccaatataaaaaaatggaccgtgtcaatatatttaatttgttaaagtttaaactaaaatttgtttataataacaaaaaacaaaaatttcatgTTCTGGTACGCATTTATTTGTGCCCAATTGATAGAATctttatgtttaatttgttgggtttgtaataattttgtaGCAAGCTCATTAACAAAAGAACTAATTCTTAGCAAATTGAGTTTGATTTCTTAAGATTTTCAAActctgtttaaaaaaaaacaattttaagcaattgtgttgtaaaaaaagaaacacaatcaagtgaaatgttttaaatttgttgcttTAGAAAGCTGTCaacaaaaaacccataaaGAAAGATGTATCATGGTTTTAGCCAATTCTGCAGAAAATCTTTTAAGGGGATTTTCTAGATCGTAGATCGCAGAACGTAGTGATTCACACGCACATTTCTCACCTAATGGTTTTTTTTGCACCACAGTTGAAGCCACGCCCGCTATAAGTCCGCAGTCGCAGCGCGGCATCATCTTCCCCAAGGAGTCCTTCGATGAGTGCCTCCTGGACGACGTGCTGAGGACGAAGGGCACTTGCAAGCGCATGGAGGAGTGTCCCAGTGCCCTCAAGGGCTGGCTGGAGCGACGGGAGTCGCCCAAGACCTGCTACTTTGTGCGGTTCGATCATTTCGTGTGCTGCGAGCCGGACAGGGAGCTGCCGGAGATCACCACCGGAGTGCCGCCCACGCCGCCCACGCCGCCCACGCTGCCCACGCTACCCACCACCCGGAATCCCTTTAAAGCTCCCCTGGTCACGCGACCCAGTCTGCAGGGTGAGCAATCCGAATCCATAATCATACAAAACCGCTTAAATCAATCAGGGGTGTAATGCTAATGATGTTTTATCTATATAGATTTCTttgatgaaaaatatttatttcgaaCTTAACAATATTTAGGTATTCTAAAATCAAACATCCatgcaaacaaataatatgaaagagaaatattcaaatattctataatttaaaaaatacttgtatgtcaagtttattaaaaattgtttttgtaaaatattttttttaaggttcaATGTCCCAATCATCTTTACAATGTTAaggaaacataaaaaataatttaaaactatgagggtaatgaaaaaaattacagaAACAAAGAATACTTGAAAtgtttatgtatataaaaaattcagGACATTTTTCTAAAACCCCTCAGGGGAGATAAACTTtcgattaattattaaattcacTAGCTTCACAAACATTATTTTGAGCAAGTCATTCTGACTTAATGTGAATATAGTTACACCCAGGTCACAATAAAATCGGCTCCAcgtaaaaatcaatttaaaaaaatcaccTTATTAATCATGTTGTTTGTTGCGTGAACCACGTGATGTAATCCATGACTAAACCTTTCTAATTTACAGCCTGCTACGAGAACAACAACGTCCAGCAGGTCAACGAGCGCGATCTGACCTTCGTGGTCTCAGTTGTGGGCGGGAAACCCACCCGGTACCGGGAATTCCCCTTCATGGCGGCCCTCGGCTGGCGGTCCAATTTCGATCAGCGGATATACTATCGCTGCGGCGGCGCCCTCATCTCCAACAACTTTGTTTTGACGGCGGCCCACTGCGCCGACTTGGGAGGGTAAGATACCTTTCTACCTTTTTCAATCTATAATCATACTTTGTTTATCAACACAATGCGATCAGGTTTATGCCGAGCTCAGGTTCATGTCTAAAACCCCTTTAGAATTTCAGAAACATAAGCCTATTATGTTTAAACTAATGTTATgtgtttaaacttttattgatATATGACAAGAATTGCTTAGACATTTTGTAAAGTCAAAACGTTTGGCCTAAATCGTAATAAAACGATTGAAACAACAAAATTCTTAGAgatataaacaaaaagaaaacttggttttcttaagtttaaaataatattaatataaataaagctgTAGTGGGAAACTAGGCTTCGAAAAGCCTTATTTATCATAATCATTGCcaaaatcaataatttttttttttttaaatagtattCAAATTAGAAAGATCAAAATCATGGAGGATAAAATAGTATAAGTATAAGCCTGGATTTAACCCTTAAATCTTGCAGTGAACCGCCCAGTCAGGTTCGCCTTGGTGGCGACAATCTGACCCTGTCCGAGGACGAGGATATGCCCATCCGACGGGTGATCGTGCACCCGGAGTACAATGCCAGCACCGCCTACAACGACATTGCCCTGCTGGAGCTGGAGACACCGGCCAAGCCGGCCTTTAAGCCCACCTGCATTTGGGGCGAAAAGGAGGTGGCCAACTCGCTGGTCACGGCCATCGGGTACGGACAGACCAGCTTCGCCGGCCTCTCCTCCGCCCAGCTGCTCAAGGTGCCGCTGAAGAGCGTCAGCAACGAGGAGTGCCAGGTGCACTACCAGGTGGATCAGCTGGCCCAGGGCGTACTCGGCACCCAGATGTGTGCCGGCGACATTACCGGCGAACGGGACACGTGCCAGGGCGACTCCGGCGGACCCCTGCTCATGCAGGACGGACCGCTGGGCTACATTGTGGGCATCACGTCGCTGGGACAGGGATGCGCCAGTGGACCGCCCTCGGTGTACACCAGGGTGTCCAGCTTTATCGACTGGATCGAGGGCATCGTGTGGCCGCAGGGATTTCAGCCAACGCAGCACACTCCCATCTCCACGACACCCAATGCAATGTCCAGGCTCGATTTCGATCTGCGGGCGGATACC
Proteins encoded:
- the LOC128260350 gene encoding serine protease snake isoform X2, whose translation is MRMSSRSEIQSPGFTPTCVYLHLLVLLPLLAVEATPAISPQSQRGIIFPKESFDECLLDDVLRTKGTCKRMEECPSALKGWLERRESPKTCYFVRFDHFVCCEPDRELPEITTGVPPTPPTPPTLPTLPTTRNPFKAPLVTRPSLQACYENNNVQQVNERDLTFVVSVVGGKPTRYREFPFMAALGWRSNFDQRIYYRCGGALISNNFVLTAAHCADLGGEPPSQVRLGGDNLTLSEDEDMPIRRVIVHPEYNASTAYNDIALLELETPAKPAFKPTCIWGEKEVANSLVTAIGYGQTSFAGLSSAQLLKVPLKSVSNEECQVHYQVDQLAQGVLGTQMCAGDITGERDTCQGDSGGPLLMQDGPLGYIVGITSLGQGCASGPPSVYTRVSSFIDWIEGIVWPQGFQPTQHTPISTTPNAMSRLDFDLRADT
- the LOC128260350 gene encoding serine protease persephone isoform X1, producing the protein MSHHKKGPNDVVCHKWKCQDRFISSGQIILLRELNKNFFSVSVGCWLIDTWKLPGWFLLSDLRSGIVVLTPLQSATGADQERRMRMSSRSEIQSPGFTPTCVYLHLLVLLPLLAVEATPAISPQSQRGIIFPKESFDECLLDDVLRTKGTCKRMEECPSALKGWLERRESPKTCYFVRFDHFVCCEPDRELPEITTGVPPTPPTPPTLPTLPTTRNPFKAPLVTRPSLQACYENNNVQQVNERDLTFVVSVVGGKPTRYREFPFMAALGWRSNFDQRIYYRCGGALISNNFVLTAAHCADLGGEPPSQVRLGGDNLTLSEDEDMPIRRVIVHPEYNASTAYNDIALLELETPAKPAFKPTCIWGEKEVANSLVTAIGYGQTSFAGLSSAQLLKVPLKSVSNEECQVHYQVDQLAQGVLGTQMCAGDITGERDTCQGDSGGPLLMQDGPLGYIVGITSLGQGCASGPPSVYTRVSSFIDWIEGIVWPQGFQPTQHTPISTTPNAMSRLDFDLRADT